In the genome of Carya illinoinensis cultivar Pawnee chromosome 13, C.illinoinensisPawnee_v1, whole genome shotgun sequence, the window TAGGGCTGTAATTGAGTTGAGTTCAAGTGAGTAGTGCCCTTCAAACTCGGcttgattattaaaaaatgggGCTCAAAATTGTCTTGAACACGAATCAAGCTTTTTTGGATGTTTGAACTCGACTCGAATAAGACATTCTAGGCCAAAGACACATCTAGGCCTATACGCCAGAAGGTCTAGACAATGATGTAATTGGAGGTCCATTGGAgccattataaagagcaagaatttttCCTTCCCAAGATCCCATACCCCAAATTCTTAACGGTTGGTATGGGGTAACACAACGGCCATGTTCACGAACTTTAATTGAGTCAGGTGATTTTTGTACGAGTttgtataatttaataattgagTTTAATCTTTGCTCACAAATAACCTATTTAATAATCGAATTGAGTCGAATTCGAGTTTAATCAAGCCAAATTCAAGCTACCTATTGGGTAGCATTGTTTATTTACAGCCGTAAAGCTGCCCATGATTGGGAAGTCAGGTTCTTTGCAGGTTTCTTCAACCTGTTGTACTCAATGGGGATAATAAATCAATAGGTAGACAAGATGCGATGGTTCCATCCATAAAGGTAGAATTTTGTTTGTTCCTTCTATAAGTCCATTACTAATTAGGAGAACAATTCTTTCCCTTTGAAGAATATTTGGAAGAGTCAGGCCCCTCAGAAGGTTGCTTTCTTTTGTATGGACTGCATCATTGGGGATAGATATTGACAATGGACAACCTATGAAAAAAGCAGATCGTTGTAATTaactggtgttgtatgtgctcGAAAAGTGATGAAATAGTggacaattttcttcttcacaGCGAGGTTGTCAGGGCCTTGTGGGATGATTTTTTCAGCATGGTTGGAATAGCTTGGGCAATGCGAGGGAGGGTTTTTGATCTCCTAGCCAGTTGGAGAAACATTCATGTTATTCAGCAAATTATAGTAATTTGGAGGATGGTCCCCATATGCCTCCTATGATGTATTTGGAGGGAACAAAACGACCAGGGTTTCAAAAACAAAGAATGTTTGGTATAGGAGCTTAGAAGTGAAGTAAAACGTCATTTCTTTGGACAATGACTAGAGATTTTAATGATCTCAATGTTCATGGGTTCCttgtatctattttttcttcttgtataCGTCTCTCCTCTTGTATACGAactgtgtacttgggctctgCGTAGtttcttattaataaaattcttacttataaaaaaaaaaaaaaaaaaaaaagaaaaagaaaagaagaagggtTACAATATGTATAGAGTTTTTATAGAATTTCAGGAGACCATTGGTGAGACTACAGTGGGTGCAGAGCAGAGCAGGGCCCTAACTATGAATTGAGAAGGAATGGGGGGAAGAACTTGTCCATGGTGATGATGGACTTTTGTTGGTAGTCAAGATGGTGTGCTTTACACCTTGGAAGTCAAAAGGTGATGATTGGTGTCGCAATACTTTTTTCCAGTTCACTTGCACCGTTAAGGGTGATGTCTGCAGACTTCTGATTAACTTTAGGGGTTGTAAGAATGTTCTATTTGAGAAAGTTGCCAAGAAGTTGAGGTTGGAGACGGAGAAGCATCTTAGTCTTGACAAATTGGCATTGCTCAAAAAGAAACAAGGTGACAGCCAGTGTTGATTAGTAGCCTTTTTCATTGGGTTGAAATACAAGGGAGTGTGTGGTGTGATATGGTAGCATTGGAtgtttttacttatataaataaaaagcatTGGATGTTTATCATCTTCTGTTAGGTAGACCTTGGTCATATGCTAGAGCAATTGTACATGATTGGAAGCATGATACATAcagttttgtttttgataaggtGAAATTTGCACTCTTATTGACTGAGGTTGAACTTAAACCATTAGTTAGGGAATGTAAAAAACTCTTATCAAAGAAAGAGATTGTACCTGAGCTGATGGATTCCACAGTTGTGTTCACAGTAAGGGAATGGTagcaaaaaaagatttattggATGAATTTATTGATGTGTTCCTACTTCCTAGGAGATTTATATGTTTTGGGGGGGCAGGATCGACTAGGTGCAAGGTCCAGCTTGTTAACCGTCCACATTACCGTATGAGTCCTAAGGAGTATGAAGTGCCCAAGAGTTAGGTGGAGAACTTGTTGGCAAAAGTTCATATTCTAGAGACCCTCAGTCTTTCTTATTATTTGGTTGGATGATTTGTTTGAACCAACTCTATGGGTTTACTATGTTAACAAAACTGGATCTGGAAAGTGGCTACTATTACGTCTGTATCCGTATTGGAGAAGTAGAAGACATCCTTAAAGTTGTTGAGGGCTGTATGAGTGGTTGGTAATGCCCTTTGGGATGTCAATTACCCCTTCCTAAAATAGTCATGAATTGGTAATTAAGATTTTTCAGTCTTTCATTGGTGTATTCTTggtgttttatttaattgatgtccTGATATACAATGTTTGCATTGAGTTGCACCTACAGTAATTGTGTATATATTAAAGGGCATTAGGAGGGAGAAGTATTTATGGCCATATTCAAATGCTCATTGTTGATTGATACTGTGTTGTTATTGGGTATGTCTATGGATGAATCTAAGGTGATGGATGTTATGGAGTGACCATTACCGACTATTGTACATGACGTGTGGTTTTCATGGATTGATGATCTACAATGTTTGCATTGAGTTGCACCTACAATAATTTTGTACATATTGAAGGGCTTTAGGAGGGAGAAGTATTTACGGCCATATTTAAATGCTCATTGTTGATAGATACTGCGTTTTTCTTCGGTATGTCTATTGTTGAATCTAAGGTGATGGATGTTATGGAGTGACCATTTCCGACTATTGTTCATGGCATGCGTGGTTTTCATGGATTGATGCTCTTTTATTGACATTTCATTCATGAATTCATTCCCAGATGGCTAGGAAAGTTGTCTAGGAAATAGAGTTAGGTCGAGATTCTGAAGCTTGTGTACATCCAATTCTATTGGCCTAGTCTAAAAATAGAGAGGTTGCCATATTTGTGATGGATGTAGGGTGTGCCAATGATCTAAAGGCTACAACGCCAGGTTTTACATGTATTTCCCATTCTTCATCAACCTTGTACCAATGTTAGCATGGATTAGTCTTTGGATTACCTTCAACACAACACGATAGTAACTATCTTTGTAGTAGTGCATGGATTCTCAAAGATCGTTCACTTAATAGCATGCAAGACGACCTCAAATGCAATAATGTTGTTTAGtcatatttttggtaaacctagCACTATCCATTGTATTTGATAGAGATACCCACCTTCTGAACCATATCTATGGGTGTCTATTGCATTTCTCTAACTCCAAGTTGGAATTCAGCAATgcctatcatctgcaaatataTGGGCAGACAGAGTTGTCAATTGTGCACGGTGTATTTACTTTGTGGTCTAGTTGGTTATCATCTCAGATCGTGGGATCAGAATTTAATCAACTGGAATTTGCTACCTTTCTATGTTGTTTATGACTACAATCCACATGACCCACTTGATCTTGCTCTTATTCATGATTTGAAGTGGGTAAATGCCAAAGCACAGAGGATATGATTACTCATATTTAAAAGGTCTATAAGATGAATGTAAAAGCATCTACAGGATTCTAGTGCTACGTATAAGATGAGTGTGGACAAGAACCGTTGAGTGGTAGAGTTTTATGTTGGTGAGTTTGTGTGGGTCAATACATCTAAAGGCAAATTTCCTATGGTTGAATACAAGGAGTTGCCTACAATAAATATTTGGCCATTGGAAATTATTGAGAAGATCAATCTGAGTGCATAATGGTTGAAGCTTCCAAGTCGCATTAAAACATCCAATAGATTTGATGTCAACCCCATTGTTCCTTTCACTTCTGATTCTTTTGATGAGACCCAAATTCGGGTAACCTGAGGAGGATGGCATATACAACATTGCCAATTGGTTCTTGGAAAGGTTCGATGGCAAGAATGAGACTTGAAGATGGAGAAACTCACAAAATTGGAATTTTGTGCGGCCCTCAATTGAGCAAGTTGTGGGACTGATTTCAAATTACAAAAGCCAAGAGTTTGCATTACCCTTGCGTGATGATCCACTCGAGCAAGTTTTGTCACTATTTCTTTGGAGAATTTTGCTCAACTTTTGCATGTTGGCTGAAGTGAAATGGTGTGGCGACAAACAGGTCATGCAATGCGTGTGCGACCTATGCTTGAGCTATCAtggataatttatataaatcctGCTTTTCTTAGAATTTTGTCCGAGTTTGACTTCTTTCATTAGTCAAACTATTAAGGCTGGTTTTGGTCAAACTAGTTATTGTCTTATTTTCAGTCAAGTGTATAATCCGCTTAGGtgggttttttttatttgcctTTGATCTTGGGGTTGTTTCTTTGAGATATATAAAGGATTGATATTTTTGTGTCAGCAGATTCAGCTTCTCACCATGCCACactgcatctctctctctgtgggatTGCTAATGGTCTTCGAGTGATTcatttattaagttttttaaaGTCAGAAAATGTTCCAATGCGTCGAATCACCAGTTGATATAAAAATATGGAAATGCAATAAATAGTTAATAATGTAATTATTGTTGCTTCTAGGGACGCTTCAAGTATCAGCCCAACCAAGTTAGAGCTTTCGGGATGCTTGCTGGTGGAACTGGCATTACTCCAATGTTCCAGGTATTGTATTTTGAAGTGTAGTCAGTGTAGACTTGAGGGCTTTTCTTGAATCCCTTCTTTAGTCTATCAATACTTtcagttttataatattttttctttctggtTTCTTCAGGTTACAAGAGCCATACTAGAAGACTCGGATGACAAAACTAACGTACATCTCATTTATGCCAATGTCACACATGACGACATTCTTTTGAAggcaaaactctctctctctctacctagGGTTACCATGACATGACTCCCATGACCTTCTATCCATGTTTGATGCTTGCTATGTGCCTCTAAAACTTTTTATTCCACAATTTAGTCCATACAACCTTTTGCCTATAGGTGATTAGTACTGTTCATCCAGATCAAAGGCAAATCTGGATGAAATCCGGATCAGCATTCAGGTGTAGATCTGGATTTGGATATCTAGATCCGGATAAGCGTTTACATCCTGGCGGATATGCATTtatctagattttttttgtaaatgctgaattttttaaaattttaaaaaagtacaaataaaaataaaaacagcaattaaaattaaaatttaaaaaaagccATCCATGAGGAGTGGCCCTCTCACCATCAGCCACCTCgtagtccccccccccccccccccccaaaacaaaaacaaccccCACCCCAAAAAAGGGACCCGCAAGGCCCACCCTGTAGGAGGCTCCACCTGGGCTGCTGAAAGGACCCATGAgggtcactttttttttaatctcaatttaattatgtattgtatatttttttattattttaaaaaaaggggATGCGAACTGGATCTTGCTATCCACCCAGGTGTAGGGCGGTACTGGATCTTGTGATCTGCCTTTTACTAGGTGGATCGGTTATCTGGCCTGAGTAACCGATTTCTGGTctggaatgaataaaatatggctAGCATGCATAGCTTTGTCAGTGATTGATTATAGACCAACAAAACTTCTTAACCCAAGCCTCCAGCATTTTGTGAAGGCCACACTGTGCTGTACCTTCTAGTGATATTTGACACAATGCTTAAACCTTCCCATAGACAGGCTCAGGTATGGGACGTGTGATTTCTTGCAGTGATTAAATTTCCCATTCTCGTCATGACTTAATTTGAAAGGAGTCAATTTcttaaaaaacaattattaaatGAATGGTGAAAGGGTGGCGCACTAGAGCCACCACTGGTAGCTACCGCTAGTTAgttttgtgtatttatttttaatgtatttatttttatcacttttaaagaatttttttttataaaaaatacaacattattaaaaaacatacttaatcattaagtagaaaaaaaaaaaaaaaaaaaaaaaaaaaagcccagcGGTAGTCCCCAGCAGGCTCCCAAACATTTCCCATGGTGAAAAATTATTTGGGTGGTGCTAGCGGGCCGCCCAACACTTAACATTGGGGTACCACTAGCccaaatgtgttttttttttttttatcaaatttttgtaaatatttttttaacatccataaccattgagaaaaaaattaaaaaaatatacaattttactaataatcacttccttaatcattaagtaaaataaaaaaaattaatatatttgagCGGTAACATTGATGAGACTAAGTagcatttttcaaattattttgacGCTGACAGGTGAGAATAATCGTTTCTGGAAGCATACTGTACGTGATGTTTTTGGAGAATGAGGATAGGGTAGATGCTTAAAGAATGTGgaagtattttattagattttcatatgaaaataataaaaagaaaaaaggggttTGCTTATGACTCAAAAAGGGCATAAGATTGGACATTATGTGATGACAGTGTCCTTGAAATATTGTGGATTATGAAGTTGAAATTTCAACGTGTGAGAATTATCGGTCACAAGTAGTGAATGTTAAGTTACAAGTGGCTTGGCAATTAATGGATAGCAGAAGTTGCTAAATATTTAAGTTAATTTCCTTGCAATTATACAGGAAGAGCTGGATAACCTTGCCAGTAACTTTCCCAACCGCTTCAGTGTCTACTATGTTCTGAATCAGGTATTATTCATTACTTGAATTGACGACTATGTAATGTACATTTTCCTATCTTTAGTAATTgagtttattaattatatttctgCATGAAATATTATAGGAGATGAGGAAAAGAGAGTATGGAATTGTAAAGGAATATGAAGTCCCAAAGCTTGAGTTTCTTGTTTATATATTCTTGTATTTTACATCAAGTCACAAAGAATTAAAACATGAGTGTcgaaatattaaaattatgataaaatcatcaaatgaaaaaggaaatctAATCTTCCAGACTATTACACGCGAGTAAGCCCCAGGTCTGTCACCAATGTTATGCCGAAACTGCATTCCATTATAATCCTGGATTATAtccttattctatttttataagttcctaatgttttttttttttttagaataacgCTACATACAATCGTGAAGTGCACAAGTTTCATGTAGTCGCTTTGAAAGAGTggagtctactattaaaaaattaattttttttcatgtaggtcatgtatttatttacttttttcaaaataattatatggtaTTTGCATACTCAAGGCTAcaactatcattttttattttattttatttatttattttttagttttaatattaGTGCTGATTCCATATGCATCGCACCCTTTTCTGCTCCACCACTTCCATGAAAGCACAGAATCTTTATAAGAAGTTATTCTCTTGTAGATTTGATTGTTTTCTGTTAACCTGTTATACTGACTTTGAATACAATCTATAGCCACCAGAAGAATGGGAtggtggtgttggttttgtatccaaggaaatgattcaaacATACTGCCCCGCACCGGCACCTGATATTCAGGTGAGATTAGGAGGGATGGCTCCTTCAACCTGTCTCGCCTCTCTTATTAGTTACTTAATATGCCAGTAGCTAGGAATAATCTGtgtcccatttttttttaacagataTTGAGGTGTGGGCCACCACCAATGAACAAGGCTATGGCTGCCATACTTGGTGATCTTGGATACGCTCCCGAGATGCAGTTCCAGTTTTAAGCCTCTGATGGAGATCCTGTAAAAG includes:
- the LOC122292296 gene encoding NADH--cytochrome b5 reductase 1-like; the encoded protein is MELFQSHRAEMISIAVALVAIAAGTSYYYYLTKKPKGCLDPKIFKEFKLVKRTQLSHNVAKFRFSLPTPTSVLGLPIGQHMSCRGKDGLGEEVIKPYTPTTLDSDVGYFELVIKMYPQGRMSHHFREMCEGDYLAVKGPKGRFKYQPNQVRAFGMLAGGTGITPMFQVTRAILEDSDDKTNVHLIYANVTHDDILLKEELDNLASNFPNRFSVYYVLNQPPEEWDGGVGFVSKEMIQTYCPAPAPDIQILRCGPPPMNKAMAAILGDLGYAPEMQFQF